A genomic segment from Tachypleus tridentatus isolate NWPU-2018 unplaced genomic scaffold, ASM421037v1 Hic_cluster_2, whole genome shotgun sequence encodes:
- the LOC143243393 gene encoding sodium- and chloride-dependent GABA transporter 2-like isoform X2 — translation MLPGTKSRNQGGMYIFQLMDYYSASGMTLVFTVFFQTIVITWVYGVKKFSSNIEEMTGHRPNWYFLATWVFVSPAVCLEIFLFSVMSLVYAETYVYPWWGELLGWEIALASMVWIPSYAVYFMLVTPGSLKDRLIAGITPKLQPSQKLTKTLVQDFELPRSKNNKLSDSGDYKSTAQDVLHI, via the exons ATGTTACCGGGAACGAAAAGCAGAAATCAA GGGGGCATGTACATATTTCAACTGATGGATTATTATTCTGCCAGTGGAATGACTCTAGTGttcactgttttctttcaaactataGTTATTACATGGGTTTATG GTGTAAAAAAGTTTTCTAGCAACATTGAAGAGATGACAGGACATCGGCCCAACTGGTACTTCCTTGCCACCTGGGTCTTTGTCTCTCCAGCCGTTTGTTTA GAAATATTCCTGTTTTCAGTTATGAGTCTGGTGTATGCAGAGACTTACGTTTATCCTTGGTGGGGAGAACTCTTAGGCTGGGAGATAGCCTTGGCTTCCATGGTGTGGATTCCGTCCTATGCTGTTTATTTCATGCTAGTCACACCAGGTTCTCTGAAGGAC cGACTGATAGCTGGCATAACTCCGAAACTTCAACCTTCTCAGAAATTAACCAAGACACTTGTTCAAGATTTCGAGCTTCCcagaagtaaaaacaataaactgtCAGACTCAGGAGATTATAAGTCGACAGCCCAAGACGTACTTcatatttaa
- the LOC143242225 gene encoding uncharacterized protein LOC143242225 — MDAPSRPSISRIIAKFDEHGTLHNMGKGRSGRKKSSASPTKEQEVIDNVLNSPRKSVRLLSRETGIPKSSVHRILKRSQFKSFIPSLVYALNEDDPDRRVKFCEWYHARCAGDDEFPLKIVWSDEATFKLNGSINRHNCTYWATENPHVTEEHHLNLP; from the coding sequence ATGGATGCGCCATCTCGCCCCAGCATTTCACGCATCATCGCCAAGTTTGATGAACACGGAACTCTCCACAATATGGGAAAGGGTCGCTCCGGTCGAAAAAAATCATCAGCAAGCCCAACAAAAGAGCAAGAGGTCATTGATAATGTTCTGAATTCTCCAAGAAAATCAGTGCGCCTACTGTCTCGTGAAACAGGTATCCCTAAATCCAGCGTTCATCGCATTTTGAAGCGTTCCCAATTCAAAAGTTTCATCCCATCCCTTGTTTACGCTCTGAATGAAGATGACCCTGATCGAAGAGTTAAGTTCTGTGAATGGTATCATGCTAGATGTGCAGGCGATGATGAATTTCcactcaaaattgtttggagtGACGAAGCAACGTTTAAGCTGAATGGCTCAATAAATCGACACAACTGCACCTACTGGGCAACAGAAAATCCACATGTTACAGAGGAACATCACTTGAATTTGCCTTGA
- the LOC143243393 gene encoding sodium- and chloride-dependent GABA transporter 2-like isoform X1: MVIVLYQLGLSMVTEGGMYIFQLMDYYSASGMTLVFTVFFQTIVITWVYGVKKFSSNIEEMTGHRPNWYFLATWVFVSPAVCLEIFLFSVMSLVYAETYVYPWWGELLGWEIALASMVWIPSYAVYFMLVTPGSLKDRLIAGITPKLQPSQKLTKTLVQDFELPRSKNNKLSDSGDYKSTAQDVLHI; this comes from the exons ATGGTTATCGTATTGTACCAGTTAGGTTTATCAATGGTCACTGAG GGGGGCATGTACATATTTCAACTGATGGATTATTATTCTGCCAGTGGAATGACTCTAGTGttcactgttttctttcaaactataGTTATTACATGGGTTTATG GTGTAAAAAAGTTTTCTAGCAACATTGAAGAGATGACAGGACATCGGCCCAACTGGTACTTCCTTGCCACCTGGGTCTTTGTCTCTCCAGCCGTTTGTTTA GAAATATTCCTGTTTTCAGTTATGAGTCTGGTGTATGCAGAGACTTACGTTTATCCTTGGTGGGGAGAACTCTTAGGCTGGGAGATAGCCTTGGCTTCCATGGTGTGGATTCCGTCCTATGCTGTTTATTTCATGCTAGTCACACCAGGTTCTCTGAAGGAC cGACTGATAGCTGGCATAACTCCGAAACTTCAACCTTCTCAGAAATTAACCAAGACACTTGTTCAAGATTTCGAGCTTCCcagaagtaaaaacaataaactgtCAGACTCAGGAGATTATAAGTCGACAGCCCAAGACGTACTTcatatttaa